The following proteins come from a genomic window of Andrena cerasifolii isolate SP2316 chromosome 6, iyAndCera1_principal, whole genome shotgun sequence:
- the LOC143370461 gene encoding uncharacterized protein LOC143370461: MSNREKSDSRSELCGKSKDERDRRQSVSSQSDDSDAKKKRRNTCSKDKRKKSKHRSSSSSSSSSSASSHDAKHQNEKDKRGDKWDKRYENGLRSYRINTRESRGYYKGRSGFMDNRKRNFGYRPYKHSGFYDRNRIHNNSQYNRYNERRGNRFSNHNSRRPPYDRSRSRSNQDHDHQRTVKDSSEHSRESSSKERHAKHSSVDKTEPKKGDVDETRSRGKEKKRAEDTQEKTDHPTGKKSKRKRSLSSSSSSSVSSTSSESSSSSSSSSSSSSSCSSSSTDTSEDERKRKKAKRKAKKLKKAMKKRRKKKRMKKKLKKKLKKTSSKKRTRGTEKSKESVSKDISQEISERAKAMAPMTKEEWEKKQSIMRRVYDEETGRYRLMKGDGEVLEEIVSRERHKEINKQATKGDGEYFQARLKANVL; the protein is encoded by the exons ATGAGTAACAGAGAGAAAAGTGACTCGCGTTCGGAGCTCTGTGGTAAATCGAAGGACGAACGCGATAGAAGGCAGTCGGTGTCTTCGCAGAGCGACGATTCCGACGCTAAGAAAAAGAGACGCAACACGTGCAGTAAAgataagagaaagaaatcgaAGCATAGGAGCAGTTCTAGTAGTTCGAGCTCGTCCAGCGCCTCCAGTCACGACGCTAAACACCAAAATGAGAAGGACAAGCGAGGCGACAAATGGGACAAAAGGTACGAGAACGGGCTGAGATCGTACAGGATTAATACCAGGGAAAGCAGAGGATATTACAAAGGGCGCAGTGGATTCATGGATAATCGTAAACGTAACTTCGGTTATCGACCTTATAAACACTCTGGATTTTACGATAGGAATAGAATCCACAATAATTCACAGTATAACAGATACAACGAGAGAAGGGGGAATAGATTTTCGAATCATAACAGCAGGAGACCACCTTACGACAGATCCAGGAGTAGAAGCAATCAAGATCACGATCATCAGAGAACCGTAAAGGATTCTAGCGAGCATTCGCGGGAGAGCAGCTCGAAAGAAAGACACGCGAAGCATTCGAGCGTCGACAAAACGGAGCCGAAGAAGGGAGACGTGGACGAGACTCGTTCGAGGGGAAAGGAGAAGAAGAGGGCGGAAGATACGCAAGAAAAGACTGATCATCCTACTGGTAAAAAGTCAAAGAGGAAAAGATCTCTGTCGTCGTCCAGTTCCTCGAGCGTTAGCAGTACTAGTAGCGAAAGTAGTAGCAGTAGTTCTAGcagtagcagcagcagcagtagtTGCAGCAGTAGTAGCACCGACACCTCCGAGGACGAAAGGAAACGCAAGAAAGCGAAAAGGAAAGCCAAGAAGCTAAAGAAAGCTATGAAGAAGCgtaggaagaagaaaaggatgaagaagaaattgaagaaaaagctAAAGAAGACATCTTCCAAGAAGAGAACACGCGGCACTGAGAAATCCAAAGAGAGCGTTTCTAAGGATATTTCGCAAGAAATATCGGAGCGGGCGAAGGCAATGGCACCGATGACGAAAGAGGAGTGGGAGAAGAAACAGAGCATAATGCGCAGGGTTTACGATGAAGAAACTGGAAGATACAG GCTAATGAAAGGCGACGGTGAGGTTTTGGAAGAAATTGTGAGCAGGGAGCGTCATAAAGAGATAAACAAACAAGCGACTAAAGGAGATGGAGAATACTTCCAGGCACGGTTAAAAGCCAATGTCTTGTGA